GGATCAAGTACTTCatctaaaataaatggagTTTAATAATGAACAAGAGTTGGTCGTTTTTATAGATTTGATGATATCGTATGCATTAATTACTCAAAATTCCGTTAAAgcaaaatatcaattttatgaaaaatgaaataaaaataatttacaaactaaaatcatttaaaattattttatgaaaaagaaaactaaaattgtatattcttcaaatttgaaaatagtattaaaaaaatcaggAAAAAACATGATGGTGATGTTGATCTAATGAAGGTATCTCCTCGATCTCCATGGATGAGGATATACAAggtaataaatttgaagaagaagatgaagaagaacacAAGGAGGAACAACACGAACCCACCAATGgagaaattacaaatttgtcggaggaggaagaagacggcGCCGCCGTCATTGCAAGACTGACTAATAAATCCACAAAAGCTGTAAGAATAAATCCATGGTTGTTTCTTCCATTAACTCTCAAATACCAACTCAAAAGCTCCTCTAACCTCTCCCAATCCTTCATCCCATGCGCCTCCACCATCTCCTCCATCGATTTcctaaaatccaaaaatggGTCATCGGAATCCATGGATATAACCGTCGTCCCCTCCTTCAACTCCG
This portion of the Cucurbita pepo subsp. pepo cultivar mu-cu-16 chromosome LG08, ASM280686v2, whole genome shotgun sequence genome encodes:
- the LOC111801120 gene encoding transcription repressor OFP15-like; translated protein: MLMNNNKKKKIMKLPSLFKSSADDNSTWPWPSCRQPRTLSFRTNTSAAVAAPATAATDSSDSFFTLSSESSGSLSTASDCSGGDPIERMIRGLRSDRLLFEPAGKSSSILKENENGDVSPELKEGTTVISMDSDDPFLDFRKSMEEMVEAHGMKDWERLEELLSWYLRVNGRNNHGFILTAFVDLLVSLAMTAAPSSSSSDKFVISPLVGSCCSSLCSSSSSSSNLLPCISSSMEIEEIPSLDQHHHHVFS